In Pirellulales bacterium, the genomic window ACATCCTGGCTCGTTATGGTATGACTCACCCTTGAACGCATGGCTCCCTCCTTGGAAGTGACCTGCTGGACACAAGTCATGTACAAGAGGAGCCTTGCGTTCACCTATATCAATCCGCCAAACTTGGCACTACTGTCATTCATCATTTTGCTTTCATCATTTTTTCTCCGGTAGTCGAATCGCCACGCTCGCGTAATGCCCGGTCAGCCCTTCGCGCTCGGCCAGGGCGCGGACGTCTTCGGCCGCGGCGGCTAGTGCCTCGGGCGTGTAGGAAATGACGCTCGTTCGCCGCAAAAAGTCGTTGGCACACAGTCCACTCGCAAATCGCGCCGTCCCGCCCGTGGGCAACACGTGCGACGGGCCGGCCACGTAGTCGCCCAGCGCCACGGGGCTGTAATGCCCCAAAAACGCCGCGCCCGCGTGGCGAATCTTGGCCAACAACTGTTCCGGATCGCGCGTCGCCAGGTGCAAGTGCTCGGGGGCGATTTCGTCGGCGATCGCGGCCGCTTCGTTTTCGTCAGTCGCGAGCACCAGCGCGCCGAAATCCTCCAAGCTGCGCCGCGCCAAGTCGCCCCGTGCGAGCGATCCAAGCTGCCGCGCCAATTCCTGTTGCGTCTCGTCGAGCAGCCGCGCATGCCACGAAATCAGGACACTCGAGGCCGGCGAATGTTCGGCCTGGGCGATCATGTCGGCGGCGATAAAGTCAGCCCGAGCGGTTTCGTCCGCCACGACCACCACTTCGCTGGGGCCGGCGATCGAATCGATATCGACCTCGCCATAGACTAGTTTCTTCGCAAGCGCGACGAACACGCTGCCGGGCCCGACGATCTTGTCGACCTTTGGCAGCCCCTCGACGCCATAGGCCAGCGCCGCCACGGCCTGTGCGCCCCCCAGGCGGTAAACCTCGGTAATTCCCAAGGCATGACACGTGGCCAGCAGATCCGGGCTGTATGCGCCAAACGGCGTCGGCGGCGCCACCACGGCCAGTTCGCGCACACCGGCGGCTTGCGCCGGCACGGCAGTCATAAGCACGGTCGATGGATACGACGCAGCGCCCCCCGGAACGCAGATGCCGATCCGATCGAGCGGCAGATACCGCTGCCGCAGGCGGACGCCATCCGTTTGTCCGACGGTGGCGTCGTGATGCAGAATCGCGGTTTGAAATTGCAGGATGTTGCGCCGCACGCGCTCGATGGCACGCAGGAAATCGGGGGCTGCGGCGCGGTGCGCCGCTTCCAGGTCGGCCGTGGGAACGCGAATCATCGCGGCCGAGAGCGCGGCCTTGTCGATGCGGGCCGAATAGTCGAGCACCGCCGGGAGCCCATTTTCGCGCACGTCGCGACAGATGCGTTCAACGATCTGGCCGGGCGTGAGCGGTTCGCCAAAGACTTCGATGGTCCGCTGCTTGCCCGCCTCGCTGACGATATCGCCGCGTGGGCTGAGCTTTTCGCGCAGCGCCGTCAAGGCCGCGCGGAAATCATCGCGCCGCGAATCGAGCTGGGGCAGACGTAAGGGACTCGTGACCATGACATAACTGTCTCGGGCCGGGAAGAAACCCCAATTGTGATCGCTTGCCCGGAATCGCGGAAGCCCTTGCTGGAAATGCCTCAGGCGGCCACGGGCGGGACCGAATTCCCACGTCCCCAATCTGGCCCGCCGCTCATCGGATTCGAACAATTACTTGCCAGCGGCATCGGGCAGACGAAGTCTGCCTTGTCGCTATTGCCGGCGCGCGTTAGAACGCTGCCGGAATCGCCGGTGGTGGTGCCCGGCCCGTTATGTTTCGACCCTGTTCTCCGGAGCCACCAATCTCATGACCGAACGAGCCATCGACCTGCGTAGCGATACGGTAACCCGGCCCACTCCTGGCATGCGCGCCGCGATGGCCGCAGCCGAAGTCGGCGACGACGTCTTCGGCGACGACCCCACGGTCAATCGCCTGCAGGAGCGGATCGCCGAAATGCTCGGCAAGGAAGCCGCCCTGTACGTTCCCTCGGGCACGATGTCCAACCAGATCGGCGTGCGGCTGCACTGTCAGCGCGGCGACGAATTGATCTGCGAAGCGCAGTGCCACATCTTTAATTACGAGCAGGGCGCGGCGGCGCAGCTTAGCGGCGTCAGCACCCGCACTGCCGAAGGAAACTATGGCGTGCTGGCCGTCGAACAAGTGGCCGGGCTGGTTCGTGCCGACGATCCGCATTGCTCGCCGACCCGGCTGCTGTGCTTGGAGAACACGCACAATCGCGGTGGCGGCCGTGTGCAGCCGTTCGACAGCGTCGAAAAGATCTGTCGCTGGGCGCATGGGCAGGGACTGGCGACGCACCTGGACGGCGCGCGACTGTTCAACGCCGTCGTGGCTTCGGGCATTGCGGCCGCGAAATGGGCCCAGCCGTTTGACACGGTGAGCGTCTGCTTCTCGAAGGGCTTGGGCGCGCCGGTCGGATCGGCGCTCGCCGGCCCGCGCGATTTGATTGCCAAGGGGGTGCGGCACCGCAAGGTGCTGGGGGGCGGCATGCGGCAAGCGGGCATCATCGCGGCCGGGGCACTTTATGCCCTGGAGCATCACGTCGAGCGCCTGGCCGAGGATCACGCGAACGCGCAATTGCTCGCCGATGCCGTGCGCCAGATCGACGAGCTCGAATTACGCCCCGCCAAGGTCGACACGAACATCGTGATCTTTCACATCGCGCCCGAGTGGGGCACCGCCGTGCAATTGCACGACCGCCTGGCCGAGCGTGGCGTGCTGACCCACCCCTTCGGCCCGCAATTGCTACGCGCCGTGACGCACCTGGACGTGCATCGTCCGGAAGTCGAGCGGG contains:
- the ltaE gene encoding low-specificity L-threonine aldolase, which codes for MTERAIDLRSDTVTRPTPGMRAAMAAAEVGDDVFGDDPTVNRLQERIAEMLGKEAALYVPSGTMSNQIGVRLHCQRGDELICEAQCHIFNYEQGAAAQLSGVSTRTAEGNYGVLAVEQVAGLVRADDPHCSPTRLLCLENTHNRGGGRVQPFDSVEKICRWAHGQGLATHLDGARLFNAVVASGIAAAKWAQPFDTVSVCFSKGLGAPVGSALAGPRDLIAKGVRHRKVLGGGMRQAGIIAAGALYALEHHVERLAEDHANAQLLADAVRQIDELELRPAKVDTNIVIFHIAPEWGTAVQLHDRLAERGVLTHPFGPQLLRAVTHLDVHRPEVERACEILEEVVRAGVATAGPAAKVRGGYQ
- the hisD gene encoding histidinol dehydrogenase — its product is MVTSPLRLPQLDSRRDDFRAALTALREKLSPRGDIVSEAGKQRTIEVFGEPLTPGQIVERICRDVRENGLPAVLDYSARIDKAALSAAMIRVPTADLEAAHRAAAPDFLRAIERVRRNILQFQTAILHHDATVGQTDGVRLRQRYLPLDRIGICVPGGAASYPSTVLMTAVPAQAAGVRELAVVAPPTPFGAYSPDLLATCHALGITEVYRLGGAQAVAALAYGVEGLPKVDKIVGPGSVFVALAKKLVYGEVDIDSIAGPSEVVVVADETARADFIAADMIAQAEHSPASSVLISWHARLLDETQQELARQLGSLARGDLARRSLEDFGALVLATDENEAAAIADEIAPEHLHLATRDPEQLLAKIRHAGAAFLGHYSPVALGDYVAGPSHVLPTGGTARFASGLCANDFLRRTSVISYTPEALAAAAEDVRALAEREGLTGHYASVAIRLPEKK